From Dasypus novemcinctus isolate mDasNov1 chromosome 19, mDasNov1.1.hap2, whole genome shotgun sequence, a single genomic window includes:
- the PLK5 gene encoding inactive serine/threonine-protein kinase PLK5, which yields MEPGPRRRRTSHPLVAAFLRDPGSGRVYRRGELIGKGASSRCYLLTDMCSGAVFALKVVPRGGSLRGKVEREVALHSCLRHRNVVALHGHFADRDHVYLVLEYCSRQSLAHVLKARQRLTEPEVRYYLRGLVSGLRHLHQRRIVHRDLKPSNFFLNDSMEVKIGDLGLAARVGPGGRCHRVLCGTPNFLAPEVISRNGHSCQSDIWALGCTMYTALTGSPPFAGAPLAELFQNIRAGRYAEPAHLSPGARRLLARLLAPEPAARPSLDLLLQDDFFTQGFTPERLPAHSCRRPPGLALPQPLRVILRKVGRLVLSPRRAPGPSTEVPGPEAGLETESAAWASESGGLRAPSPPPTRSPEGASGGSRQFPPL from the exons ATGGAGCCTGGACCGCGGCGACGGCGCACGAGCCACCCGCTGGTGGCCGCCTTCCTGCGCGACCCGGGCTCGGGGCGCGTCTACCGGCGCGGGGAGCTGATCGGCAAG GGCGCCTCCAGCCGCTGCTACCTGCTCACCGACATGTGCTCCGGCGCCGTGTTCGCGCTCAAGGTGGTGCCGCGGGGCGGGAGCCTGCGGGGGAAG GTGGAGCGCGAGGTGGCCCTGCACAGCTGCCTGCGGCACCGCAACGTCGTGGCCTTGCACGGACACTTCGCCGACCGCGACCACGTGTACCTGGTGCTGGAGTACTGCAGCCGCCAG TCCCTGGCCCACGTGCTGAAGGCGCGGCAGAGGCTGACGGAGCCAGAGGTGCGCTACTACCTGCGGGGCCTGGTCAGCGGCCTGCGCCACCTGCACCAGCGGCGCATCGTGCACCGGGACCTGAAGCCCA GTAACTTCTTCCTTAACGACTCCATGGAGGTGAAGATCGGAGACCTGGGGCTGGCCGCCAGGGTGGGGCCCGGGGGCCGCTGCCACAG AGTGCTCTGTGGGACCCCAAACTTCCTGGCCCCAGAGGTCATCTCCAGGAACGGGCACTCCTGCCAGTCCGACATCTGGGCTCTGGGCTGCACCAT GTACACGGCGCTGACGGGCTCGCCGCCCTTCGCCGGGGCGCCCCTGGCGGAGCTGTTCCAGAACATCCGCGCGGGCCGCTACGCCGAGCCGGCGCACCTGTCGCCCGGCGCCCGCCGCCTCCTCGCCCGCCTCCTGGCGCCCGAGCCGGCCGCGCGGCCCAGCCTGGACCTGCTCCTGCAGGACGACTTCTTCACGCAG GGCTTCACTCCGGAGCGGCTGCCCGCGCACTCCTGCCGCCGGCCGCCCGGCCTCGCCCTCCCGCAGCCGCTGCGGGTGATCCTCCGCAAGGTGGGCCGGCTGGTGCTGAGCCCGCGCCGGGCGCCCG GCCCCTCCACAGAGGTGCCTGGCCCAGAAGCGGGTCTGGAGACCGAGTCCGCGGCGTGGGCCAGCGAG AGTGGAGGGCTCCGGGCCCCGAGCCCCCCACCCACCCGCTCGCCCGAGGGAGCCTCAGGTGGGAGCCGGCAG tttcctcccctgtaG